A genomic window from Phoenix dactylifera cultivar Barhee BC4 chromosome 7, palm_55x_up_171113_PBpolish2nd_filt_p, whole genome shotgun sequence includes:
- the LOC103696709 gene encoding dentin sialophosphoprotein, with protein MQGKKNENQQTDDSDSVSDSSSDSDSESEEENARREPEKYVKKNRRHDTDSDSDRNAQDKQKLVGRQWTKNKRHDSDSDSDRNAQDKKKHVGRQWTKNKRHDSDDSEPETDDDEKSRKQADKHRRPIGRYKSSDSESDDRKKNAINYRKHGKSRRRHDSEDSEYDTDDEKKRRTKGTGKHGESSKRRKTNDSDTDSEKKIAINLKKHENNRRRHDSEDPDYDTEDEKNLKKGMESSKLSRWHMNYDFDSDSEKKNKSRKHSASHESHHVRSRKVAEGKTRGNRRMGRRHDTDDESSYTDSGNETADNQVVKYSKSKQKQDSVTDDSGSQSSYHSSDTNSDNSNRPVKQDRRKTGRRDNNRNAGSERQNGNDSIKREYSDIPKKAERTNQFESRQDRKDIDDHGSQEAKKRREAVHGRPSAGVRESKSTSVGLVEGERRRESESRGHKNYHGSREERKREDNSILQKVGDKRALEEHVNEDKYGSRRYSKDEQSYDGAKRRRYEDSRQHRRHDRYDHRSTEDAGRRRH; from the coding sequence ATGCAAGgaaagaagaatgaaaatcagcaAACTGATGATTCCGATTCTGTTAGTgactcatcatcagattctgacAGTGAATCTGAGGAGGAAAATGCCAGAAGAGAACCAGAGAAATATGTCAAGAAAAATAGGAGGCATGATACTGATTCAGATTCAGACAGAAATGCTCAGGACAAGCAAAAACTAGTGGGGAGGCAATGGACAAAAAATAAGAGACATGACTCTGATTCAGATTCAGACAGAAATGCTCAGGACAAGAAAAAACATGTGGGGAGGCAATGGACAAAAAATAAGAGACACGACTCTGATGATTCGGAACCAGAAACTGATGATGATGAGAAAAGCAGAAAGCAAGCAGACAAACATCGCAGACCCATTGGAAGGTACAAGAGCAGCGACTCTGAATCTGACGATCGAAAGAAAAATGCCATCAATTATAGGAAACATGGAAAAAGCAGAAGAAGGCATGATTCTGAAGATTCAGAATATGATACTGAtgatgaaaagaaaaggagaacaaAGGGGACGGGGAAACATGGTGAATCCAGCAAAAGACGCAAGACCAATGACTCAGACACTGACAGTGAAAAGAAAATTGCCATCAATCTCAAGAAACATGAGAACAACAGAAGGAGACATGATTCTGAGGATCCAGATTATGATACTGAAGATGAAAAGAACCTAAAAAAAGGGATGGAGAGTAGCAAACTAAGCAGATGGCATATGAATTATGATTTTGACTCTGAcagtgaaaagaaaaataagagcaGAAAACATAGTGCTTCTCATGAATCTCATCATGTTAGATCAAGGAAGGTTGCTGAAGGGAAAACACGTGGTAACAGGAGAATGGGGAGAAGGCATGATACTGATGATGAGAGCTCCTATACTGATAGTGGTAATGAAACTGCTGACAATCAAGTTGTGAAATACAGTAAATCTAAACAGAAGCAAGATTCAGTGACTGATGACAGTGGAAGCCAGAGCTCTTACCATAGCAGTGACACAAATTCTGATAATAGCAATAGGCCCGTGAAGCAGGATAGGAGAAAAACAGGCAGGCGGGATAATAACAGAAATGCTGGAAGTGAGCGTCAAAATGGTAATGACAGTATTAAGAGAGAATACTCAGATATTCCAAAGAAGGCTGAAAGAACTAACCAGTTTGAATCAAGGCAAGATAGGAAGGACATTGATGACCATGGAAGCCaggaagcaaagaaaaggagagaggctGTACATGGTCGCCCATCTGCTGGTGTACGGGAATCGAAATCTACTAGTGTTGGTTTAGTAgaaggggagagaaggagagagagtgagagcagAGGTCATAAGAACTACCATGGAAGCCGAGAAGAACGGAAGAGGGAGGACAACTCCATATTGCAAAAAGTTGGTGATAAACGGGCATTAGAAGAACATGTAAATGAAGATAAGTATGGTAGCAGAAGGTACAGTAAAGATGAGCAGAGCTATGATGGTGCTAAGAGGAGAAGATATGAAGATTCTCGGCAGCACCGAAGGCATGATAGGTATGACCATCGTTCCACTGAAGATGCGGGCCGGCGCAGGCACTGA
- the LOC120111306 gene encoding dentin sialophosphoprotein-like, translated as MVLLCFRFTDTQTHHIAALKEKQLETLRAALKIEDRKKSSEHEQQEENQQDKESDLEPGELVDEKYQEHKTNPKDSDRQQEKYDDSHVDSKRKKQVVERFGSEKGLKDINEKEKKNNEGRRSPNDELKHHDKDIRKGKYKDGSNSDSSRSIELEKRKHGKSVRRHDSEDDSDVRSKKRLGKSARRHDSDVPSSQKDKKRGFKMQEKKNENQQTDDSDSVSDSSSDSDSESEEENARREPEKYVKKHRRHDTDADSDRNAQDKKKLVGRQWTKNKRHDSDSDSDRNAQDKKKHVGRQWTKNKRHDSDDSEPETDDDEKSRKQADKHRRPIGRYKSSDSESDDRKKNAINYRKHGKSRRRHDSEDSEYDTDDEKKRRTKGMGKHGESSKRRKTNDSDTDSEKKIAINLKKHEKNRRRHDSEDPDYDTEDEKNLKKGMENSKLSRWHMNYDFDSDSEKKNKSRKHSASHESHHVRSRKVAEGKTRGNRRMGRRHDTDDESSYTDSGKETAGNQVVKYSKSKQKQDSVTDDSGSQSSYYSSDTNSDNSNRPVKQDRRKTGRRDNNRNAGSERQNGNDSIKREYSDIPKKAERTNQFESRQDRKDIDDHGSQEAKKRREAVHGRPSAGVRESKSTSVGLVEGERRRESESRGHKNYHGSREERKREDNSILQKVGDILQNIS; from the coding sequence ATGGTATTATTATGTTTTAGGTTTACAGATACACAGACCCATCATATTGCTGCACTTAAGGAGAAACAACTTGAAACTTTGAGAGCAGCTCTTAAGATAGAAGACAGGAAGAAATCATCTGAAcatgaacaacaagaagaaaaTCAGCAGGACAAAGAAAGTGACTTAGAGCCTGGAGAACTTGTTGATGAGAAATATCAAGAGCATAAAACGAATCCAAAGGACTCTGACAGGCAACAGGAAAAATATGATGACAGCCATGTGGATAGTAAGAGGAAAAAACAGGTGGTGGAAAGATTCGGAAGTGAGAAAGGTCTGAAGGACATAaacgagaaggaaaagaagaacaaTGAAGGCAGGAGGTCTCCAAATGATGAGCTGAAGCACCATGACAAAGATATCAGAAAGGGAAAATACAAGGATGGTTCCAATAGTGATAGCAGTAGAAGTATTGAATTGGAAAAGAGGAAACATGGAAAAAGTGTGCGCAGACATGATTCTGAAGATGATTCTGATGTCCGGAGCAAGAAGCGGCTTGGAAAAAGTGCACGCAGACATGATTCTGATGTCCCAAGCAGTCAGAAGGACAAAAAAAGGGGTTTcaaaatgcaagaaaagaagaatgaaaatcagcaAACTGATGATTCCGATTCTGTTAGTgactcatcatcagattctgacAGTGAATCTGAGGAGGAAAATGCCAGAAGAGAACCAGAGAAATATGTCAAGAAACATAGGAGGCATGATACTGATGCAGATTCAGACAGAAATGCTCAGGACAAGAAAAAACTTGTGGGGAGGCAATGGACAAAAAATAAGAGACATGACTCTGATTCAGATTCAGACAGAAATGCTCAGGACAAGAAAAAACATGTGGGGAGGCAATGGACAAAAAATAAGAGACACGACTCTGATGATTCGGAACCAGAAACTGATGATGATGAGAAAAGCAGAAAGCAAGCAGACAAACATCGCAGACCCATTGGAAGGTACAAGAGCAGCGACTCTGAATCTGACGATCGAAAGAAAAATGCCATCAATTATAGGAAACATGGAAAAAGCAGAAGAAGGCATGATTCTGAAGATTCAGAATATGATACTGAtgatgaaaagaaaaggagaacaaAGGGGATGGGGAAACATGGTGAATCCAGCAAAAGACGCAAGACCAATGACTCAGATACTGACAGTGAAAAGAAAATTGCCATCAATCTCAAGAAACATGAGAAAAACAGAAGGAGACATGATTCTGAGGATCCAGATTATGATACTGAAGATGAAAAGAACCTAAAAAAAGGGATGGAGAATAGCAAACTAAGCAGATGGCATATGAATTATGATTTTGACTCTGAcagtgaaaagaaaaataagagcaGAAAACATAGTGCTTCTCATGAATCTCATCATGTTAGATCAAGGAAGGTTGCTGAAGGGAAAACACGTGGTAACAGGAGAATGGGGAGAAGGCATGATACTGATGATGAGAGCTCCTATACTGATAGTGGCAAGGAAACTGCTGGCAATCAAGTTGTGAAATACAGTAAATCTAAACAGAAGCAAGATTCAGTGACTGATGACAGTGGAAGCCAGAGCTCTTACTATAGCAGTGACACAAATTCTGATAATAGCAATAGGCCCGTGAAGCAGGATAGGAGAAAAACAGGCAGGCGGGATAATAACAGAAATGCTGGAAGTGAGCGTCAAAATGGTAATGACAGTATTAAGAGAGAATACTCAGATATTCCAAAGAAGGCTGAAAGAACTAACCAGTTTGAATCAAGGCAAGATAGGAAGGACATTGATGACCATGGAAGCCaggaagcaaagaaaaggagagaggctGTACATGGTCGCCCATCTGCTGGTGTACGGGAATCGAAATCTACTAGTGTTGGTTTAGTAgaaggggagagaaggagagagagtgagagcagAGGTCATAAGAACTACCATGGAAGCCGAGAAGAACGGAAGAGGGAGGACAACTCCATATTGCAAAAAGTTGGTGATATATtgcaaaatatatcataa
- the LOC120111392 gene encoding pre-mRNA-splicing factor CWC21-like — MYNGIGLTTPRGSGTNGYIQTNKFFVKPKAVPARADASYDGAGALPEGAVRKPNKDILEHDRKRQIQLRLLVLQETLADQGYTEDEIAEKLQETQKNLEAEAAAAAADVRSGAPPLPGKRF, encoded by the coding sequence ATGTACAACGGAATCGGGCTGACGACCCCGCGGGGGTCGGGCACCAACGGCTACATCCAGACCAACAAGTTCTTCGTCAAGCCGAAGGCCGTCCCCGCCAGGGCTGACGCCTCCTATGACGGCGCCGGCGCTCTCCCGGAGGGCGCCGTCCGGAAGCCCAACAAGGACATCCTCGAGCACGACCGCAAGCGCCAGATCCAGCTCCGCCTCCTCGTCCTCCAGGAAACCCTAGCCGATCAGGGCTACACGGAGGACGAGATCGCCGAGAAGCTCCAGGAAACGCAGAAGAACCTGGAGGCTGAagcggccgccgccgccgctgatGTACGTAgcggtgctcctcctctccccGGCAAGAGGTTTTGA